AGAACAGAAATCCGCCTAAGGCCGGTAAAGCCAGTTCCGGGCTGCCCGCCACGCTCGAAAGTTGTTCCGTCACCAGCCGCAGCACATGATACAGGTCAGCATGCCGCAGCCCGCGGCTGCGTTCGGCCAGTCGGCGCAGGCGTTGGGTGGAATAATAATCCCGGTAGCGCTGTTGGGCGGTGAGATCGGAATCCGGCGAAAAGAGCAGTTCGCGGTCTTCGGCCACGAACAGGAAGATCAGCCGGTAGACCAGCCGCAAAAGTTGACGATAATAATCCTGCCTGGATAGCGCCCCTTGGCGGAGCTTCGCGCGCAGTTCCTGGTTGGCTGCTGCTCCCAAAAATCCACTGCCCAACGCGGAGATCGCATCCTCCACCCCCGCTCGAAGTTGATCCAGCGCTCGAGTACCTTGTTCCTGCGCCTGACGGGACCACTGCTCCAGCCAGAAGTTTTCAGGTTTTTCTCCCTCGACGCGGGATTGGTGGCACAGCAGCCACAGCAGTACAAAATCGGCGTAGACCTCGCCCTCCATCATGGCCTGCAGGTCAAACTCGACGTAGGCCTGGCGCGTCAGGCTGACGTTATCGCGCAGCACCCGCAGTTGCAGCCCGTTAGAGAGAAAAGCCCACAGATGCTCTTCGGAGCGGTTCAAGAACTCCTGCACCATGCTGTGCGGGCTGGTGGTGGCGGCCCCGGCCACGCCGGGTGTACGCTTGCCAAGGTCGATATTGAAACCCAGCAGGTGAATCGGCGCTTTGCCCCAGCCATGCGAAATCGGGTACGATTTGCCATCCAGGTTGAAAGCCGTGCTGGTCTGCAGACGTCCGTAACCTAACTCCTGGAAGAGCGGCAGCAGCCAGCGATTGCGCGTCTCGGTGGTGCCCGGCTGTCCTTCGAAGACCTTTTCTTGAGAAGTCTTGAAATTCTCCCAGGCCCCGATCAGCCGGTTCCACGAACGGTTGGTGGCCTCGTTGAGCTTCTCCCCGGCCAGCAGGTGATAGTCGCTGGGTTGCAGGCCATCAAGATTCGTCGCCCCCTCAGAGATACGCTGCAACAAATCGGGCGGCAGAATCGCCCCCTCGGTGCGGATGGTGGTAAAGGTGTTTCGTCGGCGGGTTTGCATAATGAGCCTTAAAAATCGTTCAACGATAAAAGCAATTTCATGCTATACTCTAGTAGCCAGTGGACAAAATTCGGCTCCATGCCGTGTAATTGTCTGGCTGCGGTCAGTTCAATTCTATATCCCTGGCAAGTCATTATCCAAAGCCGCTAATGTTAGCGGCTTTTTTTGTGTGTAATAGCGGCCATAGGCACTCTTACGCGTATCATCCAGGTCATAAACCATATGGAAAGCAGGCCAGAGTAAATCTACATAGCGGTCTTCGCGGCGTTCGTAGAAACGCTGCAAGGCCCACAAGAAATAATCAACGGCTTGCAGGCCAACACAGTCAGACGGCGGTTGTGGATAAACCGTCATCGGAACGTTATTCCGAATACCCCATTGGGTTGCAAACCGTGTCCGGGTACGCTCCAAAGATTCCATCAAGGCCGCTGTACGATCCTCTTTGCCTCGTTTGGAAAAATAAAGCTCGTATCCATCATCTTTGTGCAGCAAATTCTTGAAGAGCCGCCTGATCATATAATCATATAGCTCGTTCGGATGGTAACGGTAACCCGCATCATTTTTATTACGCTGCCGCACATATTCGATCACGCTCAATTTATCGCGCACAACCGCAAAAAAGCGTAGCTCATACTTCATCAGCAAAGCAAAAACTTCCCGTCGTACCTCGGGCACATCATCTTTGGCGTGAAAAGCCAATGCCGTTTTCTTTGCCTCCGGTTGCATGGAAGGCACTTTTTTGAAATAGGGGTCAGCCAATAAATTCCCCCGCAAGAGATTCATCTCAGCGCTCAAAGTATTGGGATCAGCAATATCCAGCACACCCAGGATGAAATAGCGCGAACAACCCGGCTTTCCGACCATTATGCCTCCCCGCTTGCCAAATATGATCGCGTCACCGGCCTCATCAACAAAATATTTGCGTATCATGGGGGATTTATTCATGAGCTAACCTTTGGCAAAAACACATAAATTCCTAATACATCCACCGGCAGCTTCGGTTCAACCCGGTAGCGCCCGGTGTGCCTGGCCGCATCGCGCACGCGCCGGTGTGATTGGAGTAAGGTTTCAGCCCGTTCCAGGGCAACCGCTTCCAGGTGGGGCTGCAACACACTCAATCCAGCGATCATCTGGCTGATAAACTGCGTCGCCTGTTGCGGGAAAATATTGTCATCCGGCTCGGCACTCAGCAAGGCTTCGGCTGAGGCGGTATCCAGCCAATCCGCCGCTTCCGCAGAACCGCGAAAAGCCACCGGAAGCACTTCTTCCGCTAATAGGGTGGTTTCTTCACTACCGCGGCTGGTTTTGAGATGGTAGCGCAGGCGCAGCAGAAGCAAAGTGGTACGCATTTCCACCTGGCGGGTGCGGATGGCGCCACAGCGTTTGGCGATGCTGTCATCGGCGCCATCCAGAGCGGTATCCATGACATAGGTTGCCAAATTCTC
This is a stretch of genomic DNA from Chloroflexota bacterium. It encodes these proteins:
- a CDS encoding DUF3800 domain-containing protein; the encoded protein is MNKSPMIRKYFVDEAGDAIIFGKRGGIMVGKPGCSRYFILGVLDIADPNTLSAEMNLLRGNLLADPYFKKVPSMQPEAKKTALAFHAKDDVPEVRREVFALLMKYELRFFAVVRDKLSVIEYVRQRNKNDAGYRYHPNELYDYMIRRLFKNLLHKDDGYELYFSKRGKEDRTAALMESLERTRTRFATQWGIRNNVPMTVYPQPPSDCVGLQAVDYFLWALQRFYERREDRYVDLLWPAFHMVYDLDDTRKSAYGRYYTQKKPLTLAALDNDLPGI